Proteins co-encoded in one Dyella japonica A8 genomic window:
- a CDS encoding RelA/SpoT family protein: protein MPAVTDSTPLDTSTLPPYVLALKERVAYLPESQVARVIRAYEVGAVAHEGQARKSGEPYITHPVAVAGILAELGMDAETIIAAILHDTLEDTSLSRAELAGEFGETVAELVDGVTKLDKMSFSSRQEADAESFRKMLLAMARDLRVILIKLADRLHNMRTLGAKDAPSRRRIARETLEIYAPIAQRLGMNKFKAELQDLGFRALHPDRYRVISERIRAALGNRREAMGKIEAALSTRLTADHITAKVVGRIKSPWSIYSKMRNEHKSFAQLMDVYGFRVVVDSAMSCYMALGAVHGLYKPVDRRFKDFIAIPKANGYQSLHTVLLGPFGAPIEVQVRTAEMDSVAERGVAAHWAYKTDSGPANSAQARAREWLSSLADSQANTVSSSEFIENVKIDLFPDEVYLFTPRGDILALPRNATALDFAYAVHTDVGDHAVAARVDKKLVPLRTRLESGQLVEIITAPSAVPNPAWLESVVTGKARTAIRQYLKHLQHEDAVDFGHRMLDRALDALGTSLDAIPPAVLDRFLETSKLKRLEELLSDIALGNRIPHLVASQLVAARGKKSSEVQQATHAMEKIRITGAERGVLSFSNCCHPLPGDEIIGYLSSGKGIVVHRVECPNVVELRKSPERCVAIEWDRDVQGDYRAELRIEVINRPGVLATVAAAIAAANSNIENVEYVERDAAAATLLFALEVKNRKHLADVIRRVRRTGVVSGAYRYPL, encoded by the coding sequence ATGCCGGCCGTCACGGACTCCACCCCTCTGGATACGTCGACGCTGCCCCCGTACGTGCTGGCCCTGAAGGAGCGCGTGGCCTACCTGCCCGAGTCGCAGGTCGCCCGCGTGATCCGCGCCTACGAAGTGGGCGCCGTGGCGCACGAAGGGCAGGCTCGCAAGAGCGGTGAGCCCTACATCACGCATCCCGTCGCTGTGGCCGGCATCCTGGCCGAGCTGGGCATGGACGCCGAGACCATCATCGCGGCGATCCTGCACGACACGCTGGAAGACACCTCGCTGAGCCGTGCCGAGCTCGCCGGCGAGTTCGGCGAGACCGTGGCCGAACTGGTCGACGGCGTCACCAAGCTGGACAAGATGAGCTTCTCCAGCCGGCAGGAGGCGGATGCCGAGAGCTTCCGCAAGATGCTGCTGGCGATGGCGCGCGACCTGCGCGTCATCCTGATCAAGCTGGCCGACCGCCTGCACAACATGCGTACGCTGGGCGCGAAAGATGCGCCGTCGCGCCGCCGCATCGCGCGCGAAACGCTGGAAATCTACGCACCCATCGCCCAGCGCCTGGGCATGAACAAGTTCAAGGCGGAGCTGCAGGATCTGGGCTTCCGCGCGCTGCATCCGGACCGCTACCGCGTGATCAGCGAGCGCATCCGCGCCGCGCTGGGCAATCGCCGCGAAGCGATGGGCAAGATCGAAGCCGCACTGTCCACGCGCCTGACCGCCGACCACATCACCGCGAAGGTGGTGGGGCGGATCAAGTCGCCGTGGAGCATCTATTCGAAGATGCGCAACGAGCACAAGAGCTTCGCGCAGCTGATGGACGTCTACGGCTTTCGCGTGGTGGTCGACTCGGCCATGAGTTGCTACATGGCGTTGGGCGCGGTGCACGGGCTCTACAAGCCGGTGGATCGTCGCTTCAAGGATTTCATCGCCATTCCCAAGGCCAATGGCTACCAGTCGCTGCACACCGTGCTGCTGGGGCCGTTCGGTGCGCCCATCGAGGTGCAGGTCCGCACGGCGGAGATGGATTCGGTGGCCGAGCGCGGCGTCGCCGCGCACTGGGCCTACAAGACCGACTCCGGTCCGGCCAACAGCGCGCAGGCCCGTGCCCGCGAATGGCTGTCGTCGCTGGCGGACAGCCAGGCCAATACCGTTTCGTCGTCCGAGTTCATCGAGAACGTCAAGATCGACCTGTTCCCGGACGAGGTCTACCTGTTCACGCCGCGCGGCGACATCCTTGCGCTGCCGCGCAATGCCACCGCGCTCGACTTTGCCTATGCCGTGCATACCGACGTAGGCGACCACGCGGTGGCGGCGCGTGTGGACAAGAAGCTGGTGCCGTTGCGCACGCGCCTTGAGTCGGGTCAGCTGGTGGAGATCATCACCGCGCCGTCGGCGGTGCCGAACCCGGCCTGGCTGGAGTCGGTGGTCACCGGCAAGGCGCGCACGGCGATCCGCCAGTACCTGAAGCACCTGCAGCACGAGGATGCCGTGGACTTCGGCCACCGCATGCTCGATCGCGCACTCGATGCGCTGGGTACCAGCCTCGATGCGATCCCGCCGGCCGTGCTGGATCGTTTCCTTGAAACGTCCAAGCTCAAACGCCTCGAAGAGTTGCTCTCTGATATCGCCCTGGGCAATCGCATTCCGCACCTGGTGGCCAGCCAGCTGGTCGCGGCGCGCGGCAAGAAATCCTCCGAGGTGCAGCAGGCGACGCACGCCATGGAGAAGATCCGCATTACCGGTGCGGAGCGCGGCGTCCTCAGCTTCAGCAATTGCTGTCATCCGCTGCCGGGCGACGAGATCATCGGTTACCTCTCCTCGGGTAAGGGCATTGTCGTCCATCGCGTCGAATGCCCGAACGTGGTGGAGCTGCGCAAGTCGCCCGAGCGTTGCGTGGCGATCGAGTGGGATCGCGACGTGCAGGGCGATTACCGCGCCGAGCTGCGCATCGAGGTCATCAACCGTCCGGGCGTGCTTGCCACCGTGGCAGCTGCCATCGCGGCGGCCAACTCGAACATCGAGAACGTGGAATACGTCGAGCGCGATGCCGCCGCCGCCACGTTGTTGTTCGCGCTCGAAGTGAAGAATCGCAAGCACCTGG